The Flavobacterium piscisymbiosum genome includes a region encoding these proteins:
- a CDS encoding GNAT family N-acetyltransferase — protein MIIRKATIEDSESIAKYLLLAMEEIIYKFIGEKDPKTAYYFLLHFVEYESNQYSYQNCFVAEENDEIVGAVAVYDGAKLQELRKPVVDYVRLNFNPDFSPENETQSGEFYIDALGVSPNHQGKGIGSQLLQFLIEEIVTKNKQTLGLLVEEGNPGAKKLYLKLGFRVVGVKTLVGKTLEHLQIS, from the coding sequence GTGATTATTAGAAAAGCAACTATTGAAGATTCTGAATCTATTGCCAAATATTTGTTGCTGGCAATGGAAGAAATAATTTATAAATTCATTGGCGAAAAAGATCCTAAAACGGCCTATTATTTCCTGCTTCATTTTGTTGAATATGAAAGCAATCAGTACTCGTATCAGAATTGTTTTGTGGCTGAAGAAAACGATGAAATTGTAGGAGCTGTTGCTGTTTATGATGGAGCAAAATTGCAGGAACTTCGTAAACCTGTTGTGGATTATGTTCGTCTTAATTTCAATCCTGATTTTAGTCCAGAAAATGAAACCCAAAGTGGGGAATTTTATATTGACGCATTAGGCGTAAGTCCAAATCATCAGGGAAAAGGAATTGGTTCTCAATTATTGCAGTTTTTGATTGAAGAAATTGTAACCAAAAACAAGCAGACTTTAGGTTTATTGGTTGAAGAAGGAAATCCGGGTGCGAAGAAACTATATCTTAAATTAGGGTTTAGGGTTGTTGGAGTGAAAACTTTAGTCG